The following coding sequences lie in one Fusarium poae strain DAOMC 252244 chromosome 1, whole genome shotgun sequence genomic window:
- a CDS encoding hypothetical protein (TransMembrane:7 (o20-37i49-70o82-109i121-141o165-187i314-334o354-378i)) → MTRNLDASHLDALSIIERVNSVFSLLGSIFIIGTFLLSKAFHKPINRLVFYASFGNMIVNIGTLMSRSYIGDSNSVGCQLQAFLIQMFMPADAFWTLTMAINVYLTFYYKFDARRLRKMEIYYLVACYGIPFVPAFVYIFIRNDAGERMYGNATLWCWVSTEWDIWRIITFYGPIWLVIIITFFIYIRAGSTIYRKRRELHGFSSSDRDLTYGCGDHITTLKTTEVSVTTEVVKPDGILLQPMSGRVPDCDNPSATNGNYSVHISAQPSSGDIEEEMSPIAREQTRASIQVPQQQQHSAAQMNRKRNRELNNASWQYTKCAILFFTAILITWVPSSANRVYSVFHKRSSRPLEFMSAFVLPLQGFWNALIYIVTSWSACKNLKSDLRMGQRPDVTELVGGMRPEVGPNHHTGHHRHSLGHIRRSNKYETESMTELANESRPTSNDERRDHESV, encoded by the exons ATGACTCGGAATCTCGACGCAAGTCATCTTGACGCTCTGAGCATCATTGAGCGAGTAAACTCCGTCTTTTCATTACTCGGCTCCATCTTTATCATTGGTACCTTTCTATTATCCAAGGCATTCCATAAACCGATCAACCGCTTGGTATTTTACGCTTCCTTTGGAAATATGATCGTCAATATTGGCACATTAATGTCCAGATCATATATTGGTGATTCCAACTCTGTAGGCTGTCAATTACAAGCCTTCCTCATCCAGAT GTTCATGCCCGCAGATGCCTTCTGGACTCTCACCATGGCCATCAATGTCTACTTGACGTTCTACTACAAGTTTGATGCTCGAAGATTGCGTAAGATGGAAATCTACTATCTTGTCGCATGTTATGGTATCCCATTTGTTCCAGCCTTTGTCTACATATTTATCCGCAACGACGCCGGCGAAAGAATGTACGGTAATGCCACACTCTGGTGCTGGGTCAGCACCGAATGGGACATCTGGCGGATCATCACTTTTTATGGTCCCATTTG GCTTGTTATCATTATTACCTTCTTCATCTACATCCGTGCCGGCAGCACAATCTACCGCAAGCGCAGAGAATTACACGGTTTCAGCTCGTCCGACCGAGATTTGACTTACGGCTGTGGAGATCACATTACTACACTCAAGACGACCGAAGTCTCGGTGACGACAGAGGTTGTGAAGCCGGACGGGATCCTCTTACAGCCCATGAGCGGCCGTGTACCAGACTGCGACAATCCTAGCGCTACCAATGGAAACTACTCAGTTCACATATCAGCTCAGCCGAGTTCTGGTGATATCGAAGAGGAAATGTCCCCTATCGCCAGGGAGCAGACACGAGCCAGTATCCAAGTtcctcaacagcagcaacattCTGCCGCCCAAATGAACCGAAAACGGAATCGCGAGCTCAACAACGCATCGTGGCAGTACACCAAGTGCGCCATACTGTTCTTCACGGCCATCTTGATCACATGGGTTCCATCGAGCGCCAACCGTGTCTATTCTGTTTTTCACAAACGTTCGTCGAGACCTCTTGAGTTCATGAGCGCCTTTGTGCTTCCCCTTCAGGGTTTCTGGAATGCCCTCATCTATATCGTTACATCTTGGAGCGCGTGCAAAAACTTAAAGAGCGACTTACGAATGGGTCAACGCCCAGATGTAACGGAACTTGTCGGTGGTATGAGACCTGAAGTTGGACCTAACCACCACACGGGTCACCATCGACATAGCCTTGGCCATATCCGACGATCCAATAAGTACGAGACGGAGAGTATGACTGAATTGGCAAACGAGAGCCGGCCAACTTCGAACGACGAGCGACGAGATCACGAGTCTGTATGA